Genomic window (Primulina eburnea isolate SZY01 chromosome 8, ASM2296580v1, whole genome shotgun sequence):
TCTCTGGTGGAATTGGTGGTTTTGCATTTTCATCAAATGATAATTTGAGGAGGCTCTGGTGTTATGTGGTTGATATTAATCAAATCCGTGGAATATTATAGTGAGGTTTAATTATTTTCGTAGGATTTTGTTCTCATTCTCACATTTGTAACTATCGTATCTGTTTTAGGAGTTTGATCCACCTCCATGGCTTAACAGAATGCGAGAAATAGGATATCCACCTGCCTATATAGGTATAAGTTGGACTTTCTTTGGTAATAAGCAACCTGGATACTCCTCCcacttttcaaatattttgcAACAGTCTCTGCTGCATTAGCTAGATATTTGCCATATATTCTGTACTCTATCCTATAGCCATTCTTGTGTTTCGATCATTTTTGAGGTTAACGTTTCCAATGATTgtactaatataaatattttctcaATTTCTTAGAACCCGAGGAGGAGGATCAGCCATCGGGGATTACAATTTTTGGAGACGACACTACTAAGGAAGAACTCGAAGATGGGGAAATTCTAGGTACAAGTTATAAGAAACTATTCACCAAAATGAGTGTTGAATTTCCAGGAATAAACTCTCCAATCCCAGAAAAAGCAGATGAAAGACTCTGGGCACCTTGCTATTCAAGTTCTAGTTGTTCTAGAAGGCGGTCTAGGGACGTTGAAGATGGACCTCCCGGCTGCGATCCGGGAATGAGCCCTTCTTTATCGAATCATTTTTGTAGATATGTTGATCATGACTCACAGGCAAGTCCATCAATGTCTTGGAGTTCTACATTTGGCAGATCCTTGTCAAATAGAAGTAGACGAAGCCCTTTCGACCGGGACAATGGTTCTTCGAATCATGGCCGCTATGGTACTTGTTAATATCCATTTCCCACATAGATTGTTGTGTTTATGAAACTTCATTAATTAGGGAGGGATGGGCCTGAAATCTTGCTTGaaggtatttctgtagatcgtACAGCGGGTGGTTGAGGTTGTAGATAGTGGTTGTTTTATATTGTTTACTGTGTTTTGGGCACAGTTGAATAATGAGCGCATTTGGTTCAGAAGTTTATCCTCAAATGTATCAGCTCGAGAAGGTTATCCACcaaaaaataatcattaaaaaataaatcttaTTTTATGCTGATAGTTTTAAAATTGCAAATTGTCAAAATACAGGGGCAAGCTTTTGTCATTTGATCTATTCCTGCTTATCTTGACCACGTTGGCCATGGGTTGGAGTTCTTGGAGAACCGGCAGTGATAATTAGCAAGATGTCAAAATCCCGGCTTTCGGGTTTTAAGACAGAAGTGTCGGAGGAAAAAAGTACCGagtaaaataaacaagaataatgGAGAAGTGAAGTAATCATTTACATTTTAAGTGATCAACTTAATAAATAGTGTCTTCATTTTTCTTAATTCAGCTGTATGCAATTAGagatgtaatcgagtcgagtcgaactcttgaatgtttgagcttggttcgtttataatcgagtcgagctcgagctttatttaacgaacATATGTATGgttcacgagcttattcaagcctttatcgagcctaaacaagtttcataaatatgaattatatatttaaattttcattaaattaattaaaaaatgaattatatatttaaagaaaaatatattattcttattaaaatttgtaaatttattataataaataaatttaatagatttttctatatatttcataaataacatgcaaaatcaataaattaaatatcaaaactattatttttttatctaaaagattactcatgaacttagcaacgaaaatgtttacgagctaacgagccgaatactgtaaagcttgagtttgatttgtttatcttaactagcctcattaaacgagctcaaacgagtttttatcgaatcgagcttcgaataacTCACAAACGATTTAGTTCGTTTACATCTCTATATGCAATAGGTTCTGCATTAAGTTATGGTTATTTTAATAGTACAATAAGGAAATTGTCTAACGAAGTTGAGTCATCAAACCGCCGACAcgtataaaattaatttaaactaGTGTAAATCCGAACATAAAAATATTCAAGACGCGACGATACAGTAAATAGAGCATATTGAGCCGTTTAAATTACATTACTAAACGCAAATTGACAAATCACTAAGAACAATTTCAAGAACGGTTGACAGTTAATACAAACAATTTTGAAATACAAAGctaaagaaaaagaagaaaccaGAGTCCGGCGTCACAATTGGTGCACCGACCAAGAATACTACAGACATTACTCGTCTACTACAGAACACCAACAATCCACGCTTTACTGAAATTTGCAAACTAAAACACACAACTAAGTAGGAGAGAACTCTTGACTGCAAAAAGAAGAGAACTCAAAATGGGTATATTGATCAAGAAATTGATACAGTTGGTGGCATATCAAGCAAGACATTATGTGGTGAGAAAACTCCAGAGCTTCTTTCCAATGGAAACTTCACCAGGATGATCAACCTCATTGTCATCCCCATCATCACTGTCATTGTCATCTTCTTCCTCAGAGCTTTTTAACTCTTCAATGCTGTGGTCCATGGCTCCGGCTGATCCATTTGGCTCCTCACTGGAAACCATGGCAGCCTCTGAGGTGTTTGCCAAGTCATCACGATCACTGTGGTTACCTCCAGCCTTCATGAACTGTACATTGACCGAATGATAAAGGTTAGCTGATCAAGAAATAAAGAGAGCTGCCAGTCACATAGATCAGAAATAAATCCTTCTAAAAAGGAGATAAAGAAAAGGGAGTGACATCTAAACAAGGATGCACTTAATCACTAAAGGAGAAAGCAAAGTACCATTTGAGAACTATCCGCAGGTACCTCAATGGTTTTCTCTGTGCCTCTCATGGGCATGATGTCAACTCCTAGTACGTCAATTTCTTCTCTTGAATCCCCAACAATTTCAGCATTTTCAGTAGGTTTTGATTTTCCAGGTAATGGGACATCTTTACCCTCAGTTTCCTTGTTCTCACCCTTTTCAGCTTCAGCTAAGGATCCATTAGTTGCCGATGCCACAGGCCTAAGAATCAAAACATTGACACAATTAGCATCACAACTCTCATCAGAAAGATAGTAGCAAGAAATAAGAGACCTGTCTGATAATGAAAGCAGCCAGTGAAAGCTAAACAACATACATTCTCATCACATCAATTAGCTGAGAAGACAGTCTAAGTTCATATCCTTAAAAGGTCACTACTCATTAAGAGAACTAACTCCACACAAGTGCAAGCCAAAAAATCCAAACCGAATTAGATGGCTCGGTAAAGAAAAGAAAGTCAAAGACAAGTCTAACTATGTCGGCAGAATGTCCTCAGACTAGCTGAAACGACTTCAGTCTTCACGCATTACAATATAAACTCGAAGGAGTACAAATATCATTTATCCAAAGCATAGCTTGGTAGGGAAAAAAATCAACTTAAAGAACAGATAACTCCAATCTTTTCCCAAACAAAGAAAATCATAAGTTTGCAGACAAAAGAGACTTACCTTTTTGATCGCCGGAGATTGTAACGTTTCTCAACAAAGCTCTGTTCAGCTGGAACAACTCTGTGTCGCCTCTTCCGGCGATTGCCATCTTTGACACTATCTGAATGACCTTCACTGTGGCTGTCACTTACAGTTGCCTGTGATAAATGAACATGATTTCTCTTTCTACTGTTTCTGGGTATTTCAACAAGAGCAGATTCTGCTTGGCTTTCCTCAATTGTGAAAGCAGAATTTTTGGTATCACCATTAATGTTAATCTCTCTCTCTTGAATAGATTTAGCACCAGCTGTCACAGCTTTCGCTGCACGTGTTCTACTTGCCCGAGGCTTGCCTCCCTTACCACGTTGACGTCGAGCCTTCAAACCAGAATTTTGATCAACTGATGGAGCTTGAACAGCTTCCACTTCCCTAATGCCACTATCAGATTCTATTATTTGGACATCAAAAGAATCGCTCGCATCTTGTTGGGATGGCTTGGGACCACTTTCATTGCTTGGCAACGTCTCCGGTGAGGACACATCAATTTGCTTCCCATAGAGCGTTGATGCCCCTTGGGCATTAGGGTCATAATCTAGTTCAAGTTTCTTTCCAGGGGACAACTTAAATATCTTTGAGGTACATTTTCGCAACCAAGACATGGCTCCACTCCCACCAGCAGCAGGAGATCCAGGATTAACTAAAATATGAGGTGATCCATCATTAATCCTCTCAAAAGTACCTTCATCTGCCTCCAAATAATTCTCCGTTACTCTGGGCAGTTGAGGGGCCTCAAGGTTTTTAAATGTGGACAGTAGATGGAGATCAGATAGCAAGAACTCGTGAATTATCTCCCCACAAATGTTGCAGCCCTTCTGTTTCTGCACAAATGTAATGAAGCGTTCCCTTTCCTTGAGAAAGTGCTCCCTCTGATCCTTCAATTTCTTACTCAGGCCAACAAGCTCCTCAACATCTTTTTTCATCTCAAACTGCTGTGATTCTATGTGCTTCTTAATCTGTGAAATATCCAGTTTTTCTTTATCCATCCCAAGTCTTTCCAACTTCATCTCTTCCACTTCTCTTTTGGCCATTTCCCTCAAGTAATTAATATTGTTAAGTTCGTTCTCCGTTTCtttctcaaataatttttctctcTCATGCAAACCACTCTCCATCTCCTCCAGCTTCTTCCGTGCTTCAGTTTCAAGTTCACATTTCCGCAGTTCAAAATCATGAAGCAGTTCGCTCTTTTCATTGTGAAATTTTTCGGTCAACATCGACTTTTCATGCTCCATGTTAGCAGCAAAATTATCTTTTGCCAATTTTAGAGATTCCAATTCCCTCTGTATATATTGTTGTGTTTCCTGCTTCTCCATGTTTAATTTTACCTCTTCGGAATGCCTCAATTTTTCTAAACTGTTTTTCTGATTAAGAGCATCTTCAAGTTCTCTCTTAACAGTGGCTCTTTTTTCGTCCAGCTGTTCCCATTCTTTCtcgaatttttctttttcttgctTCAACTCTTCAATTTCCTTCATTAGTTGTTCACTTCGGTATCTGCATTTCTCTATCTcctgtttcaaatttgattgcaAACGGGCATGTTCTAATCTTTCATCTTCTGTTATCTTTAGCTGTTCTCTCTGTTCGCTTAATCTTAACTCCTGTTTTCCAATGTCAGCCCTGAGATTTTCAAGCTCAGCCTTTATACTGAGCAGGGCTTCCTTTTCAGCAAGCACTTGTTCCCTATCCTTCTCCAAGCTTTTCGCCTCAACTTTAAGCAACTTATCTCTTTCTTTCAAAGCATTGGATTTTGATTCATAATTAATTTCCTTCTCCCACACTTTCTCCATCTTCTTTTCAACTGCCTCTTCTCTTTTCTTCACTTTCTCTTCCATATGCACAATTTCCGCTTCTTTTTTCTCCAATTCGGTGACTTTATTTTTTAACTGTTCATCGTGAAGCTTTCTCTTCTGCTCCACCTCATACTCATATTCCTCCTGCTTTTTAGCAAGAACGGCTTTGTGTTTATCCACCAAACTCTGAATTTCCACCTGTATGTTCAAAAGAGAGTCATCAAAAAGTAATCTGAAACACCAAGAAGAAGAAAATAGTGGGCAAgaaaaaaattcgatttttgcaATTATGAATTTCACCAAGACTCCAACCTTCAAAATTGGGATAACTTTAGGACTGGCTTATTCCATCTAACttagaaacaaataaacaagaaatggAAAACATGTGTGTACATCCTTGTTTGATTCGGCAGAATAATAGAATTCACATCGCAAATTATTAATCATTCCCCGAGCACCTAACTGTCTTTCTTCGTAATGCAAATGAGATTGTGTGGGTTAACATTCGCTCGAAATGAACTTCCATCAACTGGAATCATAAACAGCTCTCTACAGCTCTCTGTTATCATACTGGAAGCAAGAACATCGAGAAAATCCTAGTTTGTATGGTAACAGATAATGGGGTTGGCGTGTTCCATTATCTAAAGAAATGGCCACATACTACTTTGTAATTAATAAATCCTGGACGCAATCCAGTTTTTTTGTACaacatcacataaacatgactGCAAGTACTCACTCTTTCTCTTGCATTTAACTTTTCTTCCAATTCAAGTAGCTGTTTTTCTTTCATCTCTAAGCTCTTCTGAATGCGTTCAGCTTCCTGCATTCATAATTGACAGTTAATAATAGGAAAAAAGCAGACTGTGCGACCAATAATATATCAATTAATGGATCTGCACGACAATAGTAACTTTCCTTTTCCTTAATAGCTAGGCTTGTTAGTCTGATGCTTGAATCATCTTCTTTGCTTTTCAACTTTGAATTAGCCTCCTCAATCTCCTTTTGCAGCTCTTCAAGGTCATCGTGCTTTTGCTTCAAGATCTTATCATTCTCATTTGCCCTCTCCTCCCTTTGATTCAGCAATCTTCCACCATCAGCCAGTCGCTCTTCAGCTTCCTGTAATTTCTGTTCCCACTCCCTCAAATCTTCCCGTTTTTTACACAAAGTAGCCTCATGTGTTCTGCGCCTGAGAAAATGGAAACTTTCAGACAAAAACTACAACTACCAACAGCAGTCAGGTGGCAATTAAAGAAATATTGATTACACAAGGAAGTAAAAGGGATAATAAGAAAGTTAAAGATACAATTATACTCTGAGTTAAAGGAGAGCCGTTCTTTTCGAAGCGCAGCTTCTTGAGCATCAATCTCAAACAACTTCCTCTCAATTTCGGAACTTTTCCGGTTCACTTCAGCAAGTTTGGTATCAGCTGAATGGAATTTCGCTTCAACCTCCCATGATTTTTCTTCAACACTGGCAACTAATGCCCCCGCCTCAGCTAGTTTAGAATCAGCATTAAACTTAATCTCAGCATATTCTGAGCGCATTTCTCGCAAAGCATTCTCAAGCTGCGACGAAACATGAAAATTAATTAACTACCATGGTACTACCAGCTGATTCAGCCTTCAGAATGAAAAATTTGTTGGCATTAATCACACAAAAAAACACATACCAGTTTTTGACAACGTTAACGtgccaaaaaaatattatttcaccaacaatttaaataattcacCAACAATTATGTCATCTCATATTCCCAGACAGTCATTAAAACAAGCTAGACATATGCAATTGATTCTTTACATTCCCAAGAGTTAGCATTCATTAGTAGCATATTGCCCGTCAACAGATCCTTTATGAGACGATCTTAAGCTACATCCATAATTATTAGATATGCAAAGCCCAGGGGTATCGTCGAGCATAAGTGCCAGGCCCTTATCAGAAAGAGGCACACTATGGCTTAACATtataaaatctaaaaaaaattgtgacgCATAATCTAATATGCACTTTACAAACTACTAGATAATGATACACAAATATTTGTCCGTTTACAAGTACAAACAAATTATCATCACATAGCATCACCCTTTGGACTATCAATCCTACATGAAAGGGCACACTGAGGAGTGTGCTTCACACTCAAGGCGAAAGATCCGAGCTTCGTGTGCTTATGGTTACATCTCGGCAATTATCATATTCCTTAACAATTTGGAACTAATCATATAATGTATGAACAGTGTCTGCCTTCCAGGTAAAAGTATTCATAAGGTAATTTGGAAAATATAAATCTTACTTCGAGTACGCACTGTCTTTCAACACCCAATGCCTTCTTCAAATTCTCTTCCCGTTTCTCAGCTTCAGACATTGCACTCAAAAGCAAAGCTTGTTCACTTTTGAGAGTATCAGCTGCCTCAGCTGAAGCTTCTTTAAATTCGTCGTACTTTGAAGCCCATTCCTTTTTCTCAATCAAAAGAAGCCCAAGATTGTACTGATATTCAAAAAGCTGCAAGAAATAACAGTCGGGAAGAATATCAACATAGAAACAATTAAAACAACAGAATTTCTTGCAAGGACACATGCAGTCTCAAGTCGAACAACTGATTAAAACAAATCAAAAATtaacataaaaacattttaaaacaGAAACTGTAGCGGTTAAATGAAAAGATGTAATTTGATGCGATACGTGCTTAAAAACGTTATAAGCAATCTCTTGAAAAGTCTCTTCGAAAGAAACAATTAAAAAAACCCTAAATAGACAGTCGTAGAAAGAAAGAGCAACTGATTCCCCAAAAGTAAGCATATACAAACCTCATTCTCCAGGTGGGATATCCTCTCAGCCAACGATCCTTGGTCCATATTACCGCCGCTCCCAACAAATGCAACGGCTTTGCCTTTGGTTGATGCCGGACCATTGCTCGGGCTTCTTGGGGTAGAGTTCAAGCCCGAAGCCTTGGCAGAAATAGACCCGTTCTTCTGACCCGACTCGTTCCTCGGCGTCAACGACCAGAACTTCGGCGGCGAAAACATCTACCGCAAGTTTCCAGATCACCTACCCAGCATAAAAAAAAGAGAGGGAAAAGAGATTATATTGAACGGAATGGTGAAATTTAGTAGCAAAATGGCGAAATGAAACCCTAAATTTCGGGGAACCCTAAGTCGGACGTGTACAAAGTTCCCAAATGCCGGCGAATACGATGTGTTAAATCCGGTAATGTTCGAAACTCTCTTTGCTTCACAGAGCCGCCTTTCGTGGTGTGCTTTgacttatttatttatattacttttatatttaattacttaattGCCAGTCCATAAGTAGTGCTTTTTGCCTTCGATGAGGTGGGTATCATGGACATTTCTCCTGTCAAAAACGTGGGGCTTTGGCAAAGTACATGTATTTGGACACAATCACCCTTAAAGTAAGAACATAAATCCACTTAACGACCTTGGACTGGAGTAATAAGCAGACAAACTAAGGCGTATTTGGTAAATCGAGTTAATGGAATATGCCACATTAAAGAATTCTTCGATTATTCACTTTATTTAATAAGATCAGACAATAATTATTAGCCCATGGACTGTTCCTTTTCTTTGAACTAACTAAATTATGCTGGACCGATTTCGAATCAACTAGATCCGTTAACTATGATCAGAGATACAGGTCCAAAGATTAATCGGTCAACAGCTATTGGAGCATAGCCGCCTTTTTCTTTTCTTGATAAACAAGAGATCTGAGCTCTACCCCACTGTATATATAAGAGATTCGGAACTATTCGCCTCTCAACGGACAAGTTCTTCGAATGGCAGTTCCGATTGTTCAGTTCTCGATCTTTCCTCTGGTGAGGACAATCGGATTTGCAGTTATCGTATTAGTACTAATATGGACTGTGCATTACAGAGGTGGATTAGCGCTTGTATCCGAAAACAAAGATCTCATTTTTAACGTAACGTTCTCTTTCTTGCTATCTTATTTTCTTGGTTTCCTTTGATTTGATTGTTGATTTATCATTTTTGTTAATGGGTTTTCGAGTAATTTATGGATGCTGGTGTTGGTCGGGAACTTGTTGTTGACTTGGGTGGATTTTCGTGTTTGGGCTTTTTTCAGGTTCATCCTCTGTTGATGGTGACTGGCCTCGTTCTTCTTAATGGTGAAGGTAAGAACAATCTTGGGGATACTAAAAGTAGTCTAAAATTTATAACCCCTCATTAACTGTTTTTTGGGATCCGCTCTGCTAGTAAGTAATGCACTAATGCTTGTCTGCTGATGATGA
Coding sequences:
- the LOC140838203 gene encoding nuclear matrix constituent protein 1-like isoform X2 yields the protein MFSPPKFWSLTPRNESGQKNGSISAKASGLNSTPRSPSNGPASTKGKAVAFVGSGGNMDQGSLAERISHLENELFEYQYNLGLLLIEKKEWASKYDEFKEASAEAADTLKSEQALLLSAMSEAEKREENLKKALGVERQCVLELENALREMRSEYAEIKFNADSKLAEAGALVASVEEKSWEVEAKFHSADTKLAEVNRKSSEIERKLFEIDAQEAALRKERLSFNSERRTHEATLCKKREDLREWEQKLQEAEERLADGGRLLNQREERANENDKILKQKHDDLEELQKEIEEANSKLKSKEDDSSIRLTSLAIKEKETERIQKSLEMKEKQLLELEEKLNARERVEIQSLVDKHKAVLAKKQEEYEYEVEQKRKLHDEQLKNKVTELEKKEAEIVHMEEKVKKREEAVEKKMEKVWEKEINYESKSNALKERDKLLKVEAKSLEKDREQVLAEKEALLSIKAELENLRADIGKQELRLSEQREQLKITEDERLEHARLQSNLKQEIEKCRYRSEQLMKEIEELKQEKEKFEKEWEQLDEKRATVKRELEDALNQKNSLEKLRHSEEVKLNMEKQETQQYIQRELESLKLAKDNFAANMEHEKSMLTEKFHNEKSELLHDFELRKCELETEARKKLEEMESGLHEREKLFEKETENELNNINYLREMAKREVEEMKLERLGMDKEKLDISQIKKHIESQQFEMKKDVEELVGLSKKLKDQREHFLKERERFITFVQKQKGCNICGEIIHEFLLSDLHLLSTFKNLEAPQLPRVTENYLEADEGTFERINDGSPHILVNPGSPAAGGSGAMSWLRKCTSKIFKLSPGKKLELDYDPNAQGASTLYGKQIDVSSPETLPSNESGPKPSQQDASDSFDVQIIESDSGIREVEAVQAPSVDQNSGLKARRQRGKGGKPRASRTRAAKAVTAGAKSIQEREININGDTKNSAFTIEESQAESALVEIPRNSRKRNHVHLSQATVSDSHSEGHSDSVKDGNRRKRRHRVVPAEQSFVEKRYNLRRSKRPVASATNGSLAEAEKGENKETEGKDVPLPGKSKPTENAEIVGDSREEIDVLGVDIMPMRGTEKTIEFMKAGGNHSDRDDLANTSEAAMVSSEEPNGSAGAMDHSIEELKSSEEEDDNDSDDGDDNEVDHPGEVSIGKKLWSFLTT
- the LOC140838203 gene encoding nuclear matrix constituent protein 1-like isoform X1, with amino-acid sequence MFSPPKFWSLTPRNESGQKNGSISAKASGLNSTPRSPSNGPASTKGKAVAFVGSGGNMDQGSLAERISHLENELFEYQYNLGLLLIEKKEWASKYDEFKEASAEAADTLKSEQALLLSAMSEAEKREENLKKALGVERQCVLELENALREMRSEYAEIKFNADSKLAEAGALVASVEEKSWEVEAKFHSADTKLAEVNRKSSEIERKLFEIDAQEAALRKERLSFNSERRTHEATLCKKREDLREWEQKLQEAEERLADGGRLLNQREERANENDKILKQKHDDLEELQKEIEEANSKLKSKEDDSSIRLTSLAIKEKETERIQKSLEMKEKQLLELEEKLNARERVEIQSLVDKHKAVLAKKQEEYEYEVEQKRKLHDEQLKNKVTELEKKEAEIVHMEEKVKKREEAVEKKMEKVWEKEINYESKSNALKERDKLLKVEAKSLEKDREQVLAEKEALLSIKAELENLRADIGKQELRLSEQREQLKITEDERLEHARLQSNLKQEIEKCRYRSEQLMKEIEELKQEKEKFEKEWEQLDEKRATVKRELEDALNQKNSLEKLRHSEEVKLNMEKQETQQYIQRELESLKLAKDNFAANMEHEKSMLTEKFHNEKSELLHDFELRKCELETEARKKLEEMESGLHEREKLFEKETENELNNINYLREMAKREVEEMKLERLGMDKEKLDISQIKKHIESQQFEMKKDVEELVGLSKKLKDQREHFLKERERFITFVQKQKGCNICGEIIHEFLLSDLHLLSTFKNLEAPQLPRVTENYLEADEGTFERINDGSPHILVNPGSPAAGGSGAMSWLRKCTSKIFKLSPGKKLELDYDPNAQGASTLYGKQIDVSSPETLPSNESGPKPSQQDASDSFDVQIIESDSGIREVEAVQAPSVDQNSGLKARRQRGKGGKPRASRTRAAKAVTAGAKSIQEREININGDTKNSAFTIEESQAESALVEIPRNSRKRNHVHLSQATVSDSHSEGHSDSVKDGNRRKRRHRVVPAEQSFVEKRYNLRRSKRPVASATNGSLAEAEKGENKETEGKDVPLPGKSKPTENAEIVGDSREEIDVLGVDIMPMRGTEKTIEVPADSSQMFMKAGGNHSDRDDLANTSEAAMVSSEEPNGSAGAMDHSIEELKSSEEEDDNDSDDGDDNEVDHPGEVSIGKKLWSFLTT